The Bryobacteraceae bacterium genomic sequence TCTTGGCGAGGGCATGACGCGGCTCGACGCCGGCGATAACGACGCCGCGCTCACGCACCTTGAGCGGGCTGTCGCTCTCGTGCCCAACGATGTCGAGGCGCTTCTGAATCTCGGCCGCGCGCTGCACAATCTCAATCGCGGCGAAGAGGCGCTGGAAGTATTCGATCGCACCTTGGCCACCGATCCCCAAGCGCCGCTCGCGCAGTTCCATCGCGGCATGGCCTTCCAGGCCCTCGGCCGCTTTGAAGAAGCGATCACCGCCATCGGCGCCGAACTAGCCGTGAATCCGGAGCACGCGCCCGCCCGGCTCATCCGTGGTCTCGCCCTCATGGGCAGAGGCGACGCGCAAGCCGCCCTTCCCGATCTGCGAGCCTCGGTGGAGGCCATGCCCGCCGACGCCACCGCACCATTCGCACTCGCCCGCTGCCTGATGCGCCTGGACAAGTCCCCCGAGGCCGAACCGCACTTGCTAAAAGCAATCGAGCTTTCCCCGCGCGACCCGGCCCCACGCAACGCGCTCGTGCGCGTGCTCATCGCCACCGGCCGCCGCGACGAAGCCGCAAAGCTCGCCGCCGAAGCCGCCGTGCTCGCGCGCGAAGAGCGTTCCGCCGCGCCCGGCGAGATCAAATTCCAAAGCTATCGCCGGCCAGCCAAATGAGAGCGCTCGCCGCACTGCTGCTCTTTGTCCCGCCGGCCGAAGCCCCGCCGTTCGAGGATACGGCCGCCAAGGCCGGCCTTTCCTTCCACCTCGTCAGCGGCGACCCGAAGGAAAAGAAGTTCCTCATCGAGTCCATCGGCGGTGGACTCGCCGTCATCGACTTCGACGGCGACGGATGGATAGACCTCTTCCTTCCCAACGGCGCCACCATCGCCGCCGCCCGTGCCGGCCGCATCCCGCAGCGCGCCGCGCTCTATCGCAACAACCGCGACGGAACCTTCACCGACGTCGCGGCCAAAGCCGGAGTCGCCGTTCAGAAAGCGTGGGGCAAGGGGGCCCTCGCCGCCGACTTCAACGGTGACGGCCACACGGACCTCTACGTGGTCAACTTCGGACCGAACAGCCTCTATCTCAACAACGGCGACGGCACGTTCACCGACGCCACCGCGAAATCCGGCGCCGGCGATCCACGCTGGTCCTCCGCGGCCGCGGCGGTCGACTTTGACGGCGACGGCGACCTCGACATCTTCGTCGCCAACTACGTCGACTACGACTTGAACCGGCTCCCCACCGAAGGCAAGTTTTGTCTCTACCTGGGCATCCCCGTCGCGTGCGGCCCGCGCGGCCTTGCCGGAGCCGGCGACGCGCTTTACCGCAACAACGGCGACGGCACTTTCGCCGATGTGGCCAAGATCGCCGGCGTCGCCGACCCCGCCGGCTACTACGGCCTTGGAGCGGCCTGGGGCGACTACGACCTC encodes the following:
- a CDS encoding tetratricopeptide repeat protein yields the protein MIRRVPFLFAAMPLFAAGPCTEGAEALGRRDLPAAERALRTCTAQPGAPLDAFLMLCGVYQMQGNAAGLYEAAVAGIKHYPADKRFYLTAGAHAGRSQMFADAVNILEPAVRRWPEDGKLASLLESAHLGEGMTRLDAGDNDAALTHLERAVALVPNDVEALLNLGRALHNLNRGEEALEVFDRTLATDPQAPLAQFHRGMAFQALGRFEEAITAIGAELAVNPEHAPARLIRGLALMGRGDAQAALPDLRASVEAMPADATAPFALARCLMRLDKSPEAEPHLLKAIELSPRDPAPRNALVRVLIATGRRDEAAKLAAEAAVLAREERSAAPGEIKFQSYRRPAK